Proteins found in one Gemmatimonadota bacterium genomic segment:
- a CDS encoding enoyl-CoA hydratase/isomerase family protein encodes MSEVLLQSLEAGVLTLTLNRPDKRNALDSTLVAALSEALHRATSGPDVRVVLLRGAGKDFSAGADLAELERTLDDGPDAHLENANRLGGLFLALRAHPVPVIAAVQGRALAGGCGLATACDLVVASAGAQFGYPEVNLGFVPAMVMAILRRKVGEAAAFDLAVLGERIGAERAHALGLVSRVFPDEAFDDAVVELARGLAAKPTDAVRTTKALLYDQDGRSFAEGIALGAQVNARARSTDSFKAGVRAFLAGQRR; translated from the coding sequence ATGAGCGAGGTCCTGCTCCAGTCGCTCGAGGCCGGCGTCCTCACGCTGACGCTGAACCGGCCCGACAAGCGCAACGCGCTCGACTCGACCCTCGTCGCGGCGCTCTCCGAAGCCCTGCACCGGGCCACCTCCGGTCCGGACGTGCGGGTCGTGCTGCTCCGGGGGGCGGGCAAGGACTTCTCGGCCGGGGCGGACCTGGCCGAGCTCGAGCGCACCCTGGACGACGGCCCCGACGCCCACCTGGAGAACGCCAACCGCCTGGGCGGGCTGTTCCTGGCGCTCAGGGCGCACCCGGTCCCCGTCATCGCGGCGGTGCAGGGGCGGGCGCTCGCCGGGGGCTGCGGGCTGGCCACGGCCTGCGATCTGGTCGTGGCCAGCGCGGGCGCGCAGTTCGGATACCCCGAGGTCAACCTGGGCTTCGTGCCGGCCATGGTCATGGCCATCCTGCGCCGGAAGGTGGGCGAGGCGGCCGCGTTCGACCTGGCGGTCCTCGGCGAGCGGATCGGCGCCGAGCGCGCCCACGCGCTCGGCCTGGTCTCCAGGGTCTTCCCGGACGAGGCGTTCGACGACGCCGTGGTGGAGCTGGCCCGGGGGCTGGCTGCCAAACCGACCGACGCCGTGCGGACCACCAAAGCGCTCCTGTACGACCAGGACGGGCGGTCGTTCGCGGAGGGCATCGCCCTGGGCGCCCAGGTCAACGCCCGCGCCCGCTCCACCGACAGCTTCAAGGCCGGCGTGCGCGCCTTCCTGGCCGGCCAGCGCCGGTAG
- a CDS encoding acyclic terpene utilization AtuA family protein → MSAPERIRIASGQGFWGDDLEAPVRQVEGGPIDYLMLDYLAEVTMSIMQKQRSRNPDAGYARDFIPLMQRIFPACVERNVRVVTNAGGVNPDGCAEALVAAGREAGVAGRARVGKVTGDDLMERLDALLAEGHALANMESGAPLESIRDRVQSANVYIGARPIVEALGKGAHVVVTGRSTDTALTYAPMIHAFGWDWADYDRIAAGVVAGHINECGAQCSGGNCLIDWWTVPDLENVGFPIVEASPDGTFVVTKHGGTGGRISRATVTEQIVYEMGDPRTYITPDVVADFTTIHLDDQGGDRVAVHGVKGSHPTEFLKVSIAYADGWKAVGTLVYAWPDAVAKAREADRVLRARLDRLGLRFDEIRTELVGWDATHGHLAGDPPADLPEVQLRIGVRGQDRAAVERFTREIAPLVLTGPPSVTGFAGGRPAVQEIVAYWPALIRREAVEPHLAVDVLEV, encoded by the coding sequence GTGAGCGCGCCGGAGCGGATCCGCATCGCGAGTGGACAGGGCTTCTGGGGAGACGACCTGGAGGCGCCCGTCCGGCAGGTGGAAGGCGGCCCCATCGACTATCTGATGCTCGACTATCTGGCCGAGGTCACGATGTCGATCATGCAGAAGCAGCGCAGCCGGAACCCGGACGCCGGGTACGCGCGCGACTTCATCCCGCTCATGCAGCGGATCTTCCCCGCCTGTGTGGAGCGCAACGTGCGCGTGGTCACCAACGCCGGCGGCGTGAACCCGGACGGGTGCGCCGAGGCCCTGGTGGCCGCCGGGCGCGAGGCCGGGGTGGCCGGTCGGGCCCGGGTGGGGAAGGTGACCGGCGACGACCTGATGGAGCGCCTCGATGCGCTCCTGGCCGAAGGCCATGCGCTGGCCAACATGGAGAGCGGCGCCCCGCTCGAGAGCATCCGCGACCGGGTGCAGAGCGCCAACGTCTACATCGGAGCCCGCCCCATCGTCGAGGCCCTGGGCAAGGGCGCCCACGTGGTCGTCACCGGGCGCTCCACCGACACGGCGCTCACGTACGCGCCCATGATCCACGCCTTCGGGTGGGACTGGGCGGACTACGATCGCATTGCGGCCGGCGTGGTCGCCGGCCACATCAACGAGTGCGGGGCCCAGTGCTCGGGCGGCAACTGCCTGATCGACTGGTGGACCGTCCCCGACCTGGAGAACGTGGGCTTCCCCATCGTGGAGGCCAGCCCGGACGGGACGTTCGTGGTGACCAAGCACGGCGGGACCGGCGGCCGCATCAGCCGCGCCACCGTGACCGAGCAGATCGTCTACGAGATGGGCGACCCCCGCACGTACATCACGCCGGACGTGGTGGCGGACTTCACCACCATCCACCTGGATGACCAGGGCGGCGATCGTGTTGCCGTACATGGAGTAAAGGGCTCCCACCCCACCGAGTTTCTCAAGGTCTCGATCGCCTATGCGGACGGCTGGAAGGCGGTGGGGACGCTGGTCTACGCCTGGCCGGACGCGGTGGCCAAGGCCCGAGAGGCGGACCGGGTGCTCCGCGCCCGATTGGACCGCCTGGGCCTCCGCTTCGACGAGATCCGCACGGAGCTGGTCGGCTGGGACGCCACCCACGGGCACCTGGCGGGCGATCCCCCGGCGGACCTGCCCGAGGTGCAGCTCCGCATCGGCGTCCGGGGTCAGGACCGGGCGGCGGTCGAGCGCTTCACGCGCGAGATCGCTCCGCTGGTGCTCACCGGTCCGCCGTCCGTGACCGGCTTCGCGGGCGGGCGTCCCGCCGTGCAGGAGATCGTGGCCTACTGGCCGGCGCTCATCCGCCGCGAGGCGGTCGAGCCGCATCTCGCCGTCGACGTGCTGGAGGTCTGA
- a CDS encoding sodium:solute symporter family protein has translation MERWVVVTTILVIYLGVTLGIGLKAGRRASHSVQGYVAGDRSFGLLVMYFVTGASVFSAFAFLGGPGWAYSQGAAAYYILAYGVLGMGWWYWLGPRVADVGRRRGFVTQAQLLAGRFPSRGLSATLAVLAVLAFIPYVTLQMSGAAIVIQAVTEGHVPIWLGAALSYGVVVLYVLLGGVAAVGWTNTFQGIFMLSIAWTLGLYLPIHMYGGVAEMFAQIETARPDLLALPGLTASGAPWSWGGFSSAILVSAVGLMMWPHLFMKAFTAKDDRTIRRTAVLFPTFQLFLIPVFLIGFAGVLYPGSPPRADFILPYLILESNLSPLVVGLFCAGALSASMSTGDALLHAAASVAVEDGVHPFAPRLGEETRQLWIKVGVVLVALVAYAFAISGNQSLVVLLLTAYGIICQFAPPVVAALYWRRATTPGVLAGLLSGSATALFFYFNGNRPWDLHEGLLGLFVHIPVLIGVSLATPRQDDAHVDHFVR, from the coding sequence GTGGAGCGCTGGGTCGTCGTCACGACCATCCTGGTCATCTACCTGGGCGTGACGCTCGGGATCGGGCTGAAGGCCGGCCGTCGGGCCAGCCACAGCGTGCAGGGCTACGTGGCGGGAGACCGCTCGTTCGGTCTGTTGGTCATGTACTTCGTGACCGGCGCCAGCGTCTTCTCCGCGTTCGCGTTCCTGGGCGGGCCGGGATGGGCCTATTCGCAGGGTGCGGCGGCCTACTACATCCTGGCCTACGGCGTCCTGGGGATGGGCTGGTGGTACTGGTTGGGTCCCCGGGTCGCGGACGTCGGGCGCCGGCGGGGCTTCGTCACCCAGGCACAGTTGCTCGCCGGCCGCTTCCCCTCACGCGGGCTCTCGGCCACGCTGGCCGTGCTGGCCGTGCTGGCCTTCATCCCGTACGTGACGCTCCAGATGTCCGGTGCGGCCATCGTCATCCAGGCCGTCACCGAAGGGCACGTCCCCATCTGGTTGGGTGCGGCGCTGTCCTACGGCGTGGTGGTGCTGTACGTGCTGCTGGGCGGCGTGGCGGCGGTGGGGTGGACCAACACGTTCCAGGGCATCTTCATGCTGTCGATCGCCTGGACGTTGGGGCTCTACCTGCCGATCCACATGTATGGCGGGGTGGCCGAGATGTTCGCGCAGATCGAGACCGCCCGTCCCGACCTGCTCGCGCTCCCCGGGCTGACGGCCAGCGGGGCGCCGTGGAGCTGGGGCGGGTTCTCCAGCGCGATCCTCGTCAGCGCCGTCGGCCTCATGATGTGGCCCCACCTCTTCATGAAGGCGTTCACGGCCAAGGACGATCGTACCATCCGCCGCACGGCCGTGCTCTTCCCCACCTTCCAGCTCTTCCTGATCCCGGTCTTCCTGATCGGCTTCGCGGGGGTGCTCTATCCGGGCTCACCGCCGCGCGCGGACTTCATCCTGCCCTATCTGATCCTGGAGTCCAACCTGTCCCCGCTGGTCGTGGGACTCTTCTGCGCGGGTGCGCTGTCGGCCTCCATGTCCACGGGGGACGCGCTGCTGCACGCGGCCGCGTCCGTCGCGGTCGAGGACGGCGTCCATCCGTTCGCGCCCCGGCTGGGCGAAGAGACCCGTCAGCTCTGGATCAAGGTGGGCGTGGTGCTGGTGGCGCTGGTGGCCTATGCCTTCGCGATCTCGGGCAACCAGTCGCTGGTGGTGTTGCTGCTCACCGCGTACGGCATCATCTGTCAGTTCGCCCCGCCGGTCGTCGCGGCGCTCTACTGGCGCCGCGCCACCACGCCGGGCGTGTTGGCGGGGTTGCTGTCGGGATCGGCCACGGCGTTGTTCTTCTACTTCAACGGCAACCGGCCCTGGGATCTGCACGAGGGCCTGCTCGGCCTGTTCGTCCACATCCCGGTGCTCATCGGTGTGAGCCTGGCGACACCTCGGCAGGACGACGCGCACGTCGACCACTTCGTCCGGTAG
- a CDS encoding RecQ family ATP-dependent DNA helicase, translating to MHAPPDLDRLLRDRFRLPAFRPGQRPLIEAVLAGRDALGVLPTGGGKSLCYQVPAAARGGLSVVVTPLLSLIDDQVGRARALGFRAEGLGSTRAPGRNRAALEAAARGELDLVFLAPERLEQEPVRRLLRAGTVSLVVVDEAHCISLWGNDFRPSYRRLGEALARPRTFPVLALTATATPAVRLDVARVLDLRTPEQVVLSFDRPNLSWTVVRCAGPGAKRDVLLPALRRALAEAPWSSAIVYAGTRRAVRAVHAELARAGLEARPYHAGLDAPLRLEAQRWFLEARHPVLVATNAFGMGIDRPDVRLVAHHSVPASLEAYYQEAGRAGRDGRPARVLALDAPADRDLRRGLLDSSRPPPDRLAELHAVLLRVFGPGRPVRPDRLRTGLAPAWAGQAGPAALRGLEAAGGLSVREDGLLHIHEGPLDLGPVRALRRQGVDGLAAAERFLRTRGCRRRVLLGWFGESAPSECEACDRCARTAVWRRTLGRTGG from the coding sequence ATGCACGCGCCGCCCGACCTCGACCGCCTCCTGCGCGACCGTTTCCGCCTGCCCGCCTTCCGGCCCGGTCAGCGCCCGCTCATCGAAGCGGTCCTGGCGGGCCGTGACGCCTTGGGCGTACTGCCCACCGGGGGCGGGAAGTCCCTGTGCTACCAGGTCCCGGCCGCCGCGCGCGGTGGGCTGTCCGTGGTGGTCACCCCGCTGCTGTCCCTCATCGACGACCAGGTGGGGCGCGCCCGCGCCCTGGGCTTCCGGGCCGAAGGCCTCGGGTCCACCCGGGCTCCGGGGCGCAACCGGGCCGCGCTGGAGGCGGCCGCCCGCGGGGAGCTGGACCTCGTGTTCCTGGCCCCGGAACGGCTGGAGCAGGAGCCCGTCCGGCGCCTCCTCAGGGCCGGGACGGTGTCTCTCGTGGTGGTGGATGAAGCGCACTGCATCTCCCTGTGGGGGAACGATTTCAGGCCGTCGTACCGGCGCCTGGGCGAGGCGCTGGCCCGGCCCCGCACCTTCCCCGTGCTGGCCCTGACGGCCACGGCCACCCCGGCGGTCCGGCTGGACGTGGCCCGCGTGCTCGACCTGCGCACCCCGGAGCAGGTGGTGCTGTCGTTCGACCGCCCCAACCTGTCCTGGACCGTGGTCCGCTGCGCGGGACCGGGCGCCAAGCGGGACGTGCTGCTCCCGGCGCTCCGGCGGGCGCTGGCCGAGGCGCCCTGGAGCTCGGCCATCGTCTACGCGGGGACCCGGCGCGCCGTCCGGGCCGTCCACGCCGAGCTGGCCCGGGCGGGCCTGGAGGCGCGCCCCTACCACGCCGGGCTGGACGCCCCCCTCCGGCTGGAGGCCCAGCGCTGGTTCCTGGAGGCCCGCCACCCCGTGCTCGTGGCCACCAACGCGTTCGGGATGGGGATCGACCGGCCGGACGTACGCCTCGTGGCCCACCACAGCGTCCCCGCCTCCCTGGAGGCCTACTACCAGGAAGCCGGACGCGCGGGCCGCGACGGCCGCCCGGCCCGGGTGCTGGCCCTGGACGCCCCCGCCGACCGGGACCTGCGGCGCGGGCTGCTGGACAGCTCCCGCCCGCCACCCGACCGCCTGGCCGAGCTCCACGCGGTGCTCCTCCGGGTCTTCGGGCCGGGGCGCCCCGTCCGGCCGGACCGCCTCCGCACCGGGTTGGCCCCGGCCTGGGCGGGGCAGGCCGGCCCCGCGGCCCTGCGGGGGCTCGAGGCCGCGGGCGGTCTGAGCGTCCGGGAGGACGGCCTCCTGCACATCCACGAGGGCCCGCTGGACCTCGGGCCCGTCCGGGCGCTCCGGCGCCAGGGGGTGGATGGGCTGGCGGCCGCGGAGCGGTTCCTGCGGACCCGGGGCTGCCGGCGACGGGTCCTCCTGGGCTGGTTCGGGGAGTCCGCACCCAGCGAATGCGAGGCCTGCGACCGCTGCGCGCGCACGGCGGTGTGGCGCCGGACCCTCGGCCGCACAGGCGGGTAA
- a CDS encoding lytic transglycosylase domain-containing protein — protein MDMSTESNPPRSPRGEVRPSRGATLLVWGALLLGVTAFGRPTLLPRSEAPKVERPELVAFEPWDQLPPELEAQVTEWTDRLLATDPITLNRFLSRQGAYAGMIRARLRERGMPEDLLYLAMVESGLRPRVMSPDSALGIWQLREATAREFGLRVDEWVDERRDPVRATNAALDYLQHLHDRFGSWPLAAAAYNAGPTRVARLLRRHGPEADARIYWEVVQHLPRETREYVPRILAARTLAQRAPELGLQVDYHAPYAFDRVLVPAGTSLWRVSQRIGVEYPVLRDLNPHFLKGVTPPGSAYPVRVPAGRGSEVVATLTSARRPGTT, from the coding sequence ATGGACATGAGTACGGAGTCCAATCCCCCTCGCTCCCCCCGGGGCGAGGTGCGTCCATCCCGCGGAGCGACCCTGTTGGTCTGGGGCGCCCTGCTCCTCGGAGTGACCGCCTTCGGACGTCCCACGCTGCTTCCCCGTAGCGAGGCGCCGAAGGTCGAACGTCCCGAGCTCGTCGCCTTCGAGCCCTGGGATCAGCTTCCTCCCGAGCTCGAAGCCCAGGTCACGGAGTGGACGGATCGTCTCCTGGCCACGGACCCGATCACGCTCAACCGCTTCCTGTCACGCCAGGGCGCGTACGCCGGCATGATCCGCGCGCGTCTGCGCGAGCGCGGCATGCCCGAAGACCTGCTGTATCTGGCGATGGTGGAATCGGGGCTTCGTCCGCGTGTGATGTCGCCGGATTCCGCGCTCGGGATCTGGCAGCTGCGCGAAGCCACGGCTCGTGAGTTCGGCCTGCGCGTCGACGAGTGGGTGGACGAGCGTCGCGATCCGGTGCGCGCCACCAACGCCGCGCTCGACTACCTGCAGCACCTGCACGATCGCTTCGGCTCCTGGCCGCTGGCCGCCGCCGCGTACAACGCGGGGCCCACGCGCGTGGCGCGTCTGCTGCGACGTCATGGGCCCGAGGCCGACGCGCGCATCTATTGGGAGGTGGTGCAGCACCTGCCGCGTGAGACGCGGGAGTACGTGCCGCGCATCCTGGCGGCGCGGACGCTGGCGCAGCGGGCGCCGGAGCTGGGGCTGCAGGTGGACTACCATGCCCCCTACGCGTTCGACCGCGTGCTGGTCCCGGCCGGCACCTCGCTCTGGCGTGTGTCGCAGCGCATCGGTGTGGAGTATCCGGTGCTGCGCGACCTGAACCCGCACTTCCTGAAGGGCGTCACCCCGCCCGGTAGCGCCTATCCCGTGCGGGTGCCCGCCGGTCGTGGATCCGAGGTCGTGGCTACGCTCACCTCCGCCCGCCGCCCGGGCACGACCTGA
- a CDS encoding enoyl-CoA hydratase-related protein: MSDEPSVVVTVEPPLAWIRINRPDKLNALNEDVRQRIMAAVDTLADDDRVKVAILHGAGDKAFVAGADVAEFAAREPVEQRRMYELRRVYDAVAEFPKPIIAAVHGYCLGGGSELALACDVRVADRTASFAQAEIRLGLIPGAGGTQRLARLVGPGQAMRIALTGDPIDAEEAHRIGLVEILVDEGQHLERARELAGRMARWSPVALALAKRAVGAASQMPLTEGLALEKELFLTAFASDDGREGVRAFIEKRRPEFKGS, from the coding sequence ATGAGCGACGAACCGAGCGTCGTGGTCACGGTCGAGCCGCCGCTCGCCTGGATCCGGATCAACCGACCCGACAAGCTCAACGCGCTGAACGAGGACGTGCGCCAGCGCATCATGGCCGCAGTGGACACGTTGGCGGACGACGACCGCGTGAAGGTGGCCATCCTCCACGGCGCGGGCGACAAGGCCTTCGTGGCCGGAGCCGATGTCGCCGAGTTCGCGGCGCGGGAGCCGGTGGAGCAACGCCGCATGTACGAGCTGCGCCGCGTGTACGACGCGGTCGCGGAGTTCCCCAAGCCCATCATCGCCGCCGTGCACGGCTACTGCCTGGGCGGGGGCTCCGAGCTGGCGCTCGCCTGCGACGTGCGCGTGGCGGACCGCACCGCCTCGTTCGCCCAGGCCGAGATCCGGCTGGGCCTGATCCCGGGCGCGGGCGGCACGCAGCGCCTGGCGCGCCTCGTGGGCCCGGGCCAGGCGATGCGCATCGCGCTCACGGGCGACCCGATCGACGCGGAGGAAGCGCACCGCATCGGACTGGTGGAGATCCTCGTCGACGAAGGCCAGCACCTGGAGCGGGCCCGCGAGCTGGCCGGGCGCATGGCGCGCTGGAGCCCGGTCGCGCTGGCCCTGGCCAAGCGCGCGGTGGGCGCCGCGTCCCAGATGCCGTTGACCGAAGGCCTGGCTCTGGAGAAGGAGCTCTTCCTCACCGCGTTCGCGAGCGACGACGGTCGCGAAGGGGTACGCGCCTTCATCGAGAAGCGCCGGCCGGAGTTCAAGGGATCGTGA
- a CDS encoding acyl-CoA dehydrogenase family protein has protein sequence MQPYLTDEHRALQRAVRDFALEAIVPVARDLDERCEFPWENVRAMAERGWLGVPVPRELGGMGLDYRSYILVVEELAKFCASHAITISAHTTLGTSPILTFGTEDQKERFVPLLASGRVLGGFGLTEPGAGSDAGGTRTRAVREGDGYRLNGAKIFITHAGVGEIFTVTAVTDPEAGARGITSFVVTKPTVDVERARRVGMGHVEDLPFLDGVKAGKKEDKMGWRASDTRELLLEDVFVPEANRLGEEGQGFINFMKTLDAGRIGIAGLSLGLAQGAFDVALAYAREREQFGKKIFDLQAVQFRLSELATELQAARHLTYHAAWLKDQGQPFTKEAAMAKLYASELCMKATIQAVQILGGAGYSSDHPVERMLRDAKVCEIGEGTSEVQKLVIGRFLQKQVLEDLLAEPWDAVSEPETAEARVGALAR, from the coding sequence ATGCAACCGTACCTGACCGACGAGCACCGCGCGCTACAGCGCGCCGTCCGAGACTTCGCCCTGGAAGCCATCGTCCCCGTGGCCCGGGACCTGGACGAGCGCTGCGAGTTCCCCTGGGAGAACGTGCGCGCGATGGCGGAGCGGGGATGGCTCGGGGTGCCGGTGCCGCGCGAGCTCGGCGGCATGGGCCTGGACTACCGGAGCTACATCCTGGTGGTGGAGGAGCTGGCCAAGTTCTGCGCCAGCCACGCCATCACCATCTCGGCCCACACCACGCTGGGCACCTCCCCCATCCTCACCTTCGGCACCGAGGACCAGAAGGAGCGCTTCGTGCCGCTCCTGGCCTCCGGCCGTGTCCTGGGTGGGTTCGGCCTGACCGAGCCGGGCGCGGGCTCCGACGCCGGCGGCACCCGGACCCGGGCCGTGCGGGAAGGGGACGGCTATCGCCTGAACGGCGCCAAGATCTTCATCACCCACGCCGGCGTGGGCGAGATCTTCACCGTGACCGCCGTGACCGACCCCGAGGCCGGCGCGCGCGGGATCACCAGCTTCGTGGTCACCAAGCCCACCGTGGACGTGGAGCGCGCGCGTCGGGTCGGCATGGGACACGTGGAGGACCTTCCCTTCCTGGACGGCGTGAAGGCCGGGAAGAAGGAGGACAAGATGGGATGGCGGGCCTCGGACACGCGCGAGCTGCTGCTCGAGGACGTGTTCGTGCCGGAGGCCAATCGTCTCGGCGAGGAAGGGCAGGGCTTCATCAACTTCATGAAGACCCTGGACGCGGGTCGGATCGGCATCGCGGGGCTGTCGCTGGGCCTCGCGCAGGGCGCCTTCGACGTGGCCCTGGCCTACGCCCGCGAGCGGGAGCAATTCGGCAAGAAGATCTTCGACCTGCAGGCGGTGCAGTTCCGTCTGTCGGAGCTCGCCACCGAGCTCCAGGCCGCGCGCCACCTCACGTATCACGCCGCCTGGCTCAAGGACCAGGGGCAGCCGTTCACGAAGGAAGCCGCGATGGCCAAGCTGTACGCGTCCGAGCTCTGCATGAAGGCCACGATCCAGGCCGTGCAGATCCTGGGAGGCGCGGGGTATTCGAGCGACCACCCCGTCGAGCGCATGCTGCGCGACGCGAAGGTCTGCGAGATCGGGGAAGGGACCAGCGAGGTGCAGAAGCTCGTGATCGGTCGCTTCCTCCAGAAGCAAGTGCTGGAAGACCTGCTGGCGGAGCCCTGGGACGCCGTCTCCGAGCCGGAGACCGCGGAGGCCCGTGTGGGCGCGCTGGCCCGTTAG
- a CDS encoding Rne/Rng family ribonuclease, with product MRREILISASSHESRVALLENGKLVEFMFDRPDQGRMVGDIFLGRVEAVLPGIQAAFVDIGTDKAGFLHVSDIAPEEEEDDEPEPQPRAKGGRRGRRGRKGGGGGGGEDASDGEETPSGDDSGNGNGGGNGRSGRSNGRPPRRARKFPPIQEYISKGQTVIVQVTKEPISTKGPRLTTHISLPGRFLVYMPGSSRVGVSRKIGDRAERSRLRSLAKEILPKDQGGIIVRTVGEDFNRDTFQAEFNELRGTWLQIEAAAKEAEAPARVHRGAHLVSGIIRDLFSDRFERLTVDAKQVYDEIRSYVSSVDPDLVGRVKLYQGEESLFDKEGIEEEIQGAFQRRVDLPSGGYIVIEPTEALVSIDVNTGRFTGKGKKDPEETILKTNLDAAREIARQLRLRDVGGIIVCDFIDMEQQKHRDKVLHELRSHLGRDRARTKTFELSALGLIEMTRQRVRPPLFTALTEMCSQCGGKGRVYTPSSVLRATERALGRIHAEGKERTVVVRTHPEVVLHMMESEPDFVERIQRRTRLKVDVRDDPLLNQDEFRLLVGPAETDVTQKYVMDGDPGNGN from the coding sequence GTGCGTAGAGAGATCCTGATCAGCGCGTCCTCGCACGAGTCGAGGGTGGCGCTGCTCGAGAACGGAAAGCTCGTGGAGTTCATGTTCGACCGGCCCGACCAGGGCCGCATGGTCGGCGACATCTTCCTCGGGCGGGTCGAAGCCGTGCTGCCGGGCATCCAGGCGGCCTTCGTGGACATCGGGACCGACAAGGCCGGGTTCCTCCACGTCTCGGACATCGCGCCCGAGGAGGAGGAGGACGACGAGCCGGAGCCCCAGCCGCGTGCCAAGGGCGGCCGGCGCGGACGCCGAGGCCGCAAGGGCGGGGGAGGCGGCGGAGGGGAGGACGCCTCCGACGGCGAGGAGACCCCCTCCGGGGACGACAGCGGGAACGGGAACGGCGGCGGCAACGGCCGCAGCGGCCGCTCCAACGGCCGCCCGCCCCGACGGGCCCGCAAGTTCCCGCCCATCCAGGAATACATCTCCAAGGGCCAGACGGTCATCGTCCAGGTGACCAAGGAGCCCATCAGCACCAAGGGCCCCCGCCTCACCACGCACATCTCGCTGCCCGGCCGCTTCCTGGTCTACATGCCGGGTTCGTCGCGGGTGGGCGTGAGCCGCAAGATCGGCGACCGCGCGGAGCGGAGCCGCCTGCGCTCGCTCGCCAAGGAGATCCTGCCCAAGGACCAGGGCGGGATCATCGTCCGCACGGTGGGCGAGGACTTCAACCGCGACACGTTCCAGGCGGAGTTCAACGAGCTGCGCGGCACGTGGCTCCAGATCGAGGCGGCGGCCAAGGAGGCGGAGGCGCCCGCGCGCGTGCACCGGGGTGCGCACCTCGTGAGCGGCATCATCCGCGACCTCTTCAGCGACCGCTTCGAGCGGCTGACCGTGGATGCGAAGCAGGTCTACGACGAGATCCGCTCGTACGTGAGCAGCGTCGATCCCGACCTCGTGGGCCGCGTGAAGCTCTACCAGGGCGAGGAATCGCTCTTCGACAAGGAAGGCATCGAGGAGGAGATCCAGGGCGCCTTCCAGCGCCGGGTGGATCTCCCGTCGGGGGGCTACATCGTCATCGAGCCCACGGAGGCGCTGGTCTCGATCGACGTCAACACCGGTCGCTTCACGGGGAAGGGCAAGAAGGACCCCGAGGAGACCATCCTCAAGACCAACCTGGACGCCGCGCGCGAGATCGCGCGTCAGCTGCGCCTCCGGGATGTGGGCGGCATCATCGTCTGCGACTTCATCGACATGGAGCAGCAGAAGCACCGCGACAAGGTGCTGCACGAGCTGCGCTCCCACCTGGGGCGCGACCGCGCCCGTACCAAGACGTTCGAGCTGTCCGCGCTCGGTCTGATCGAGATGACCCGCCAGCGCGTGCGGCCGCCGCTCTTCACGGCGCTCACCGAGATGTGCTCCCAGTGCGGGGGCAAGGGACGGGTGTACACGCCCAGCTCCGTGCTACGGGCCACCGAGCGCGCGCTCGGCCGCATCCACGCAGAGGGGAAGGAACGCACGGTGGTCGTGCGCACCCACCCCGAGGTGGTGCTGCACATGATGGAGTCCGAGCCCGACTTCGTGGAGCGGATCCAGCGGCGCACCCGGCTGAAGGTGGACGTGCGGGACGATCCGCTCCTCAACCAGGACGAATTCCGCCTCCTGGTGGGCCCGGCCGAGACCGACGTCACGCAGAAGTACGTGATGGACGGCGACCCGGGGAACGGGAACTAG
- the rplU gene encoding 50S ribosomal protein L21: protein MYAVFRTGGKQFRAEPGATLRVPTLDAEPGDSVTFDDVLVASNGDSVSVGTPVVSGASVKAEVIGHGRDKKIIVFKRKRRKGYRKKQGHRQGFTEIRVDSVAL from the coding sequence ATGTACGCCGTCTTCCGCACCGGGGGCAAGCAGTTCAGGGCGGAGCCGGGGGCTACCCTCCGGGTTCCCACGCTCGACGCCGAGCCCGGCGACAGCGTCACGTTCGACGACGTCCTGGTCGCGTCCAACGGCGACTCGGTCTCCGTCGGCACGCCGGTCGTCTCCGGTGCATCCGTCAAGGCGGAGGTCATCGGCCACGGCCGCGACAAGAAGATCATCGTCTTCAAGCGCAAGCGCCGGAAAGGCTACCGCAAGAAGCAGGGTCACCGGCAGGGCTTCACCGAGATCCGCGTGGACTCGGTCGCTCTCTGA
- the rpmA gene encoding 50S ribosomal protein L27 yields the protein MAHKKGVGSSRNGRDSNPQYLGVKTYGGEAIRAGGIIVRQRGTPIRPGRNVGRGGDDTLFALVDGEVKFERRHGRKIVSVYPAAS from the coding sequence ATGGCTCATAAGAAGGGAGTCGGCTCGAGCCGCAACGGCCGCGACTCCAATCCCCAGTATCTCGGCGTCAAGACGTACGGCGGCGAGGCCATCCGGGCCGGCGGGATCATCGTCCGTCAGCGCGGTACGCCCATCCGTCCCGGCCGCAATGTCGGCCGCGGCGGCGACGACACGCTGTTCGCCCTCGTCGATGGTGAGGTGAAGTTCGAGCGCCGCCACGGGCGGAAGATCGTGTCCGTCTACCCGGCCGCATCGTAA